One Synechococcus sp. JA-2-3B'a(2-13) genomic window carries:
- a CDS encoding tocopherol cyclase family protein, with amino-acid sequence MAFPPTAACSGQNNSTDWGSLPHAGYHWDGCTERFFEGWYSRVTLPGDPPISFAFMYAIDPKRGGMAQVLGPEEELHWRTFPNPRRFWASSTHLALGHSGIPGPGCRGLQDPFTFFQRTASGYQYTAHLNQGILPDPLGSEPIRWLYRIQPRFAYGIPPRATMGAWSYLPIFEPGWQILMSHGLATGWVEWRGRRYAFQQAPAYAEKNWGQSFPRRWFWIQCNAFPQHPGLSLTCAGAERQVLTRPEEVALISLHGWGSQPFLEWRPGSARLTWQVDPWGSWRIRGESALWCIQLEGHTRRPGQTVFAPGPEGMQRNCRDTLAGHLHLQLWQRNGQVWTPVIKATSPQAGLEVGGEVRQPWQGQC; translated from the coding sequence ATGGCGTTTCCTCCAACGGCGGCTTGCTCTGGGCAAAACAACTCAACAGATTGGGGATCCCTGCCCCATGCCGGCTATCACTGGGATGGCTGCACAGAGCGGTTTTTTGAGGGTTGGTATAGCCGCGTCACCTTGCCCGGGGATCCGCCCATTAGCTTTGCCTTCATGTACGCCATCGATCCCAAGCGCGGGGGCATGGCTCAGGTGTTGGGGCCAGAGGAGGAGCTGCATTGGCGCACCTTCCCCAATCCCCGCCGCTTTTGGGCCAGCTCAACCCATCTGGCCTTGGGGCACTCAGGGATCCCAGGCCCCGGCTGTCGCGGCCTTCAGGATCCCTTCACCTTCTTCCAGCGCACCGCCAGTGGCTACCAATACACCGCCCACCTCAATCAGGGGATTTTGCCGGATCCCTTGGGCTCTGAGCCCATTCGCTGGCTTTACCGCATTCAGCCTCGTTTTGCCTATGGGATCCCACCCCGAGCCACCATGGGAGCCTGGTCTTATCTGCCCATCTTTGAGCCGGGCTGGCAGATCCTCATGAGCCATGGCTTGGCCACCGGCTGGGTGGAGTGGAGAGGCAGGCGCTATGCATTTCAGCAGGCTCCCGCCTACGCCGAAAAAAATTGGGGCCAAAGCTTTCCTCGCCGCTGGTTTTGGATCCAGTGCAACGCCTTTCCCCAACATCCCGGCCTTAGCCTCACCTGTGCCGGAGCTGAGCGGCAGGTGCTCACCCGCCCCGAAGAAGTGGCCCTGATCAGCCTGCATGGATGGGGATCCCAGCCCTTTTTGGAATGGCGACCCGGATCCGCTCGGCTGACCTGGCAAGTGGATCCCTGGGGATCTTGGCGAATCCGGGGAGAGAGCGCCCTCTGGTGTATTCAGCTAGAAGGGCACACGCGGCGGCCTGGCCAAACTGTATTCGCCCCTGGCCCAGAAGGGATGCAGCGCAACTGTCGGGATACCCTGGCAGGACATCTGCACCTGCAGCTTTGGCAGCGCAACGGCCAAGTCTGGACGCCGGTGATCAAGGCCACCAGCCCCCAAGCCGGCCTGGAAGTGGGGGGAGAAGTCCGGCAACCTTGGCAAGGGCAATGTTAA
- a CDS encoding putative CRISPR-associated protein: MKLFFERELGQQQVSLVPLPGIDYELEGSSLERMAELLKQLAESAKGIVTFAATGGFKAQAMIMAVVGSQLGIPVCYIHEQYKSLVYLPYLQPEVQPRIPRAGLPDRASGTESYRASGTESFSGRPRSEVIQLQVDSSHHRPRSWVKVEKLLRDIPWVDLVRYDPHAYSAPKNSLKAANRKTEDGRHILWIHLHESQDTHLAVRVETTGYTPEHLEQAAAELRERLGRLV, translated from the coding sequence TTGAAGCTCTTCTTTGAAAGAGAACTGGGCCAACAACAGGTTTCTCTGGTGCCCCTTCCCGGCATCGACTACGAGCTAGAGGGATCCTCTCTGGAGCGGATGGCCGAGCTGTTGAAACAGTTGGCAGAGAGCGCCAAGGGGATCGTCACCTTTGCCGCCACCGGTGGGTTCAAAGCCCAAGCCATGATCATGGCTGTGGTGGGCAGCCAATTGGGGATCCCAGTTTGCTACATCCATGAGCAATACAAGTCTTTGGTCTACCTGCCCTACCTACAGCCGGAAGTTCAGCCCCGGATCCCTCGGGCAGGTCTTCCCGATCGCGCCAGCGGGACGGAGTCCTATCGCGCCAGCGGGACGGAGTCCTTTTCAGGCCGACCTCGCTCCGAAGTCATCCAGCTGCAGGTCGACAGCAGCCACCACCGTCCTCGCAGCTGGGTCAAGGTGGAAAAACTCCTGCGAGACATTCCCTGGGTGGATCTGGTCCGCTACGACCCGCACGCTTACTCTGCCCCCAAAAACAGCCTCAAAGCTGCAAACCGCAAAACAGAGGACGGCCGCCACATTCTGTGGATCCACCTCCACGAGAGCCAGGACACCCACCTTGCTGTCAGGGTAGAGACCACCGGTTACACCCCTGAGCACCTGGAGCAGGCCGCCGCTGAGTTGCGGGAGCGCTTGGGTCGTCTGGTGTGA
- a CDS encoding DUF1614 domain-containing protein, whose protein sequence is MFYLPVSLLLFFMLVLLLPFLWLGLAVDVVALAVGKLGFSREGALLLLLAILVGSSVNIPLYRVKCEVTLVEDLASLWMRQFWGIPLTKLSQETVIALNVGGGLIPVLLALYQFGRADSVLILAVTALVTLVSYYASHVVPGIGIQMNPLIAPATAALAALFWAGDQAPAVAFAGGVLGTVIGADLLHLPEVLRRNCSGILSIGGAGVFDGIALCGLFALLLS, encoded by the coding sequence ATGTTCTACCTGCCGGTCTCGCTGCTGTTGTTTTTCATGCTGGTGTTGCTGCTGCCTTTCCTCTGGCTGGGGCTGGCAGTGGATGTGGTGGCGCTGGCGGTGGGAAAGCTGGGGTTCTCGCGGGAGGGAGCGCTGTTACTGCTGCTGGCCATCCTGGTGGGCAGCTCGGTCAATATTCCCCTCTATCGGGTGAAATGCGAGGTGACGCTGGTAGAAGACCTAGCTAGCTTGTGGATGCGGCAGTTCTGGGGGATCCCTTTGACCAAGCTTTCCCAGGAGACGGTGATTGCCTTGAACGTGGGCGGGGGGCTGATCCCGGTGCTCTTGGCCCTATATCAATTTGGGCGGGCCGACAGCGTGCTGATCCTGGCGGTGACGGCGCTGGTAACCTTGGTCAGCTACTATGCTTCCCACGTGGTGCCGGGGATCGGCATTCAAATGAACCCCTTGATTGCCCCGGCTACGGCAGCCTTAGCCGCTCTGTTTTGGGCAGGGGACCAGGCACCGGCAGTGGCCTTTGCTGGTGGAGTTTTGGGCACGGTGATCGGGGCAGATCTCCTGCATCTGCCAGAAGTCCTGCGGCGCAACTGCTCTGGCATTCTCAGCATTGGCGGGGCCGGGGTTTTCGATGGTATTGCCCTCTGTGGCTTGTTTGCCCTGCTGCTGAGCTAA
- a CDS encoding ATP-dependent Clp protease ATP-binding subunit produces the protein MFERFTEKAIKVIMLAQEEARRLGHNFVGTEQILLGLIGEGTGVAAKVLKSMGVNLKDARIEVEKIIGRGSGFVAVEIPFTPRAKRVLELSLEEARQLGHNYIGTEHLLLGLIREGEGVAARVLENLGVDLSKVRTQVIRMLGETAEVTAGGGSSSRTKTPTLDEFGSNLTQLAQEGKLDPVVGRTREIERVIQILGRRTKNNPVLIGEPGVGKTAIAEGLAQRIVQGDVPDILADKRVISLDIGLLVAGTKYRGEFEERLKKIMDEIRNAGNIILVIDEVHTLIGAGAAEGAIDAANILKPALARGELQCIGATTLDEYRKHIERDAALERRFQPIMVGEPTVSETIEILFGLRERYEQHHKLKISDAALDAAAKLADQYISDRFLPDKAIDLIDEAASRVRLINSQLPPAARELDQELRRVLKEKDAAVRAQNFDKAGELRDREMEIKQQIRAIAAAKKAEESSRSEMPEVTEEDVAQVVSAWTGVPVAKLTESESVKLLNMEETLHQRIIGQDEAVRAISRAIRRARVGLKNPNRPIASFIFSGPTGVGKTELTKALAAYFFGSESAMIRLDMSEYMERHTVSKLIGSPPGYVGYNEGGQLTEAVRRRPYTVVLFDEIEKAHPDVFNLLLQILEDGRLTDAKGRTVDFKNTLIVMTSNIGSKVIEKGGGSLGFEFNTNDEDANYNRIRNLVNEELKQYFRPEFLNRVDEIIVFRQLTKDEVKQIADILLKEVFDRMTEKKIRLTVSDRFKDLVVEEGYNPSYGARPLRRAIQRLLEDILAEEILTGHVREGSEVLIDVDEERKPKVLVTEPERVLLPQGAE, from the coding sequence ATGTTTGAACGCTTTACAGAAAAAGCCATCAAGGTGATCATGCTGGCCCAAGAAGAAGCCAGACGGTTAGGTCACAATTTCGTTGGCACCGAGCAAATTTTGTTGGGGTTAATCGGCGAGGGCACTGGGGTCGCCGCCAAAGTTCTCAAGTCCATGGGAGTGAACTTGAAGGACGCCCGCATTGAAGTCGAGAAAATCATCGGTCGGGGATCCGGTTTTGTGGCCGTCGAGATCCCTTTCACTCCCCGCGCCAAGCGAGTGCTGGAACTCTCCCTAGAAGAGGCCCGCCAGCTCGGCCACAACTACATCGGCACTGAGCACCTGCTCCTGGGACTAATCCGAGAAGGGGAAGGGGTGGCAGCCCGCGTTTTGGAAAACCTGGGGGTGGATCTGTCCAAGGTGCGCACCCAGGTGATCCGCATGTTGGGCGAGACTGCCGAAGTGACGGCAGGGGGGGGATCCTCCAGCCGCACCAAAACGCCCACCCTGGACGAATTCGGCTCCAACCTCACCCAACTGGCCCAGGAGGGCAAGCTGGATCCGGTGGTCGGTCGGACGCGGGAGATCGAGCGGGTGATCCAGATCTTGGGCCGCCGCACCAAGAACAACCCCGTCCTCATTGGCGAGCCGGGGGTAGGCAAAACCGCCATCGCCGAGGGTTTGGCCCAGCGCATCGTGCAGGGGGATGTGCCGGATATTTTGGCCGACAAGCGGGTGATCAGCCTGGATATTGGTTTGCTGGTGGCCGGCACCAAGTACCGCGGCGAGTTTGAAGAGCGCCTCAAGAAAATCATGGATGAGATCCGCAATGCCGGCAACATCATCCTGGTCATCGACGAGGTGCATACCCTGATCGGGGCCGGGGCTGCGGAAGGGGCGATTGATGCCGCCAACATCCTCAAGCCTGCTTTGGCCCGCGGCGAGCTGCAGTGCATCGGCGCCACCACCCTGGATGAGTACCGCAAGCACATCGAGCGGGATGCTGCTCTGGAGCGCCGCTTCCAGCCCATCATGGTGGGCGAGCCGACGGTCTCCGAGACCATCGAGATCCTGTTTGGCTTGCGGGAGCGCTACGAGCAGCACCACAAGCTGAAGATCTCCGATGCCGCCTTGGATGCGGCAGCCAAGCTGGCCGACCAGTACATCTCCGACCGGTTCTTGCCAGATAAGGCCATCGATTTGATCGACGAGGCTGCTTCGCGGGTGCGCCTGATCAACTCTCAACTGCCCCCGGCGGCCCGGGAGCTGGATCAAGAGTTGCGGCGAGTGCTCAAGGAGAAAGACGCTGCGGTGCGGGCCCAGAACTTCGACAAGGCTGGTGAGCTGCGGGATCGGGAGATGGAGATCAAGCAGCAGATCCGCGCCATTGCCGCTGCCAAAAAAGCCGAGGAGAGCAGCCGCAGCGAAATGCCTGAGGTAACCGAAGAGGACGTGGCCCAAGTGGTCAGCGCCTGGACGGGGGTGCCGGTGGCCAAGCTGACCGAGAGCGAGTCAGTGAAGCTGCTGAACATGGAAGAAACCCTGCACCAGCGCATCATCGGCCAAGACGAAGCGGTGCGGGCCATCTCCCGGGCCATCCGCCGCGCTCGGGTGGGGCTGAAAAATCCCAACCGCCCCATCGCCAGCTTCATCTTCTCCGGCCCAACAGGGGTGGGCAAAACCGAGCTGACCAAGGCTTTGGCAGCCTACTTCTTCGGCTCCGAGTCGGCCATGATCCGCCTCGACATGTCGGAATACATGGAGCGGCACACGGTCAGCAAGCTGATCGGATCCCCGCCGGGCTATGTGGGCTACAACGAGGGGGGTCAGCTCACAGAAGCGGTGCGGCGTCGCCCCTACACGGTGGTGCTTTTCGATGAGATCGAGAAGGCGCACCCGGATGTGTTTAACCTATTGCTGCAAATCCTGGAGGATGGCCGCCTGACCGATGCCAAAGGCCGCACGGTGGACTTCAAGAACACCCTGATCGTGATGACCTCTAACATCGGCTCGAAGGTCATCGAGAAGGGCGGCGGTAGCCTCGGCTTCGAGTTCAACACCAACGACGAGGATGCCAACTACAACCGCATCCGCAACCTGGTGAACGAGGAGCTGAAGCAGTACTTCCGTCCGGAGTTCCTCAACCGCGTGGACGAGATCATCGTCTTCCGGCAACTGACCAAGGATGAGGTGAAGCAGATTGCCGACATCCTGCTCAAGGAAGTGTTTGACCGCATGACGGAGAAGAAAATCCGCCTTACGGTCAGCGACCGCTTCAAAGACTTGGTGGTGGAGGAGGGGTATAACCCCAGCTACGGGGCACGCCCGCTGCGCCGCGCCATCCAACGCCTGCTGGAAGACATCCTGGCGGAAGAGATCCTGACTGGGCATGTCCGGGAGGGATCGGAGGTGCTCATCGATGTGGATGAGGAGCGCAAGCCCAAGGTGCTGGTCACGGAGCCGGAGCGGGTTCTCTTGCCTCAAGGGGCGGAGTAA
- a CDS encoding chromophore lyase CpcT/CpeT produces MVDEKSASDLHTLANWLEGYYSNRTQAMAEPVWFVPVSLWYVRLPHLFSEGIGFFTEQFNQHTPGQFYRSRVLQVLGDPLRIENYKLRDQAAWAGASQDPQRLAQLSLADLEHLPGCRILVEKRPDCYHGEMLPGGECRLNPGDSTYIHIEFDLTPSEFITWDRGFDAATGQQTWGSRAGPYRYQKGIPPAPLQV; encoded by the coding sequence ATGGTAGACGAAAAATCCGCTTCCGACTTGCACACCCTGGCCAACTGGCTGGAGGGCTACTACAGCAACCGCACCCAGGCGATGGCAGAGCCGGTGTGGTTTGTGCCGGTCAGCCTTTGGTACGTGCGCCTTCCCCACCTGTTCTCGGAGGGGATCGGCTTTTTTACCGAGCAATTTAACCAGCACACGCCGGGCCAGTTTTATCGCAGCCGGGTGCTCCAGGTATTGGGGGATCCCTTGCGGATCGAGAACTACAAATTGCGGGATCAAGCAGCTTGGGCAGGTGCCTCTCAGGATCCGCAGCGCTTGGCGCAGCTCTCCTTGGCCGACCTGGAGCATTTGCCCGGTTGTCGCATTTTGGTGGAAAAGCGCCCAGACTGCTACCACGGCGAAATGCTGCCAGGTGGAGAATGTCGTCTGAACCCCGGGGATAGCACCTATATCCACATCGAGTTCGACCTCACCCCCAGCGAATTCATCACCTGGGATCGGGGCTTTGACGCCGCCACTGGCCAACAAACCTGGGGATCCCGCGCCGGACCCTACCGCTACCAAAAAGGGATCCCACCGGCTCCTCTTCAGGTCTGA
- a CDS encoding Uma2 family endonuclease, with protein MPLPLLVVEVVSPGVDNEKHDYQDKRKDYAARGIPVDPAKQSVSAVRWVGGEYEGEVKTGSGRIVSSVLPQLDLSAEDILQARRSVFHTLPGETYADWSASGSLPFARRAL; from the coding sequence ATGCCCCTGCCGCTGTTGGTGGTGGAAGTCGTTTCCCCCGGAGTAGACAATGAAAAACACGATTATCAAGACAAGCGCAAAGATTACGCTGCCCGTGGGATCCCAGTGGATCCAGCCAAGCAGTCCGTTTCCGCGGTGCGCTGGGTTGGCGGAGAATACGAAGGCGAGGTCAAAACTGGATCTGGACGCATTGTTTCCTCGGTTTTGCCCCAGCTGGATTTGAGCGCGGAAGATATCTTACAAGCGCGTCGTTCTGTGTTTCATACTTTGCCAGGAGAAACTTATGCCGATTGGAGTGCCTCGGGTTCCCTACCGTTTGCCCGGCGAGCCCTATAG
- a CDS encoding malic enzyme-like NAD(P)-binding protein has protein sequence MTKLTPSSSYSIALRIRLLNQPGALARVTQAIAEVGGSLSQIDLIHQSAAETVREICVDAVSSEHAQQIYTAVASLANVKVERVVDRTFELHRGGKLQVVAKSPLESAADLAMAYTPGVGRVSLEIAANPAAVYEYTIKGNSVGIVTDGSAVLGLGNVGPEAALPVMEGKAALFKRFADIDAFPLCLATQEVGEIVETVVRLAPGFGGFNLEDISAPRCFAIESQLKARLNLPVFHDDQHGTAIVVLAALLNALKVVKKSLDEVRIVLNGAGAAGIAVTQLLRRAGAAHILVCDRQGILSRSRSDLTPEKAAIAVEEKGSLAEALVGADVFIGVSVANALTVEMVEKMAPDPIVFALANPVPEIQPELVGNRVAVMATGRSDYPNQINNVLAFPGVFRGALDCRAKQINTEMCVAAAQAIAALIPAEELDPQWIIPSVFDGRVVPQVAAAVIQAARQTGVAGIP, from the coding sequence ATGACAAAACTTACCCCCAGCTCTAGCTATAGCATTGCCCTGCGCATTCGCCTGCTCAACCAGCCGGGAGCCCTAGCCCGCGTCACCCAGGCCATTGCGGAAGTGGGAGGCAGCCTCAGCCAGATCGATCTCATCCACCAATCGGCAGCAGAAACGGTGCGAGAAATCTGTGTAGATGCCGTCAGCAGCGAGCATGCTCAGCAAATTTACACCGCCGTTGCCTCCTTGGCCAATGTGAAGGTGGAGCGGGTGGTGGACCGCACCTTTGAGCTGCACCGCGGGGGAAAGCTGCAGGTGGTGGCCAAAAGCCCCCTGGAGAGCGCCGCCGATCTGGCCATGGCCTACACGCCGGGGGTGGGGCGGGTTTCCCTAGAAATTGCTGCCAACCCCGCCGCGGTCTATGAGTACACCATCAAGGGCAACAGTGTAGGCATTGTAACCGATGGCAGTGCGGTGCTGGGCTTGGGGAATGTCGGCCCGGAGGCAGCTTTGCCGGTGATGGAGGGGAAGGCGGCGCTGTTCAAGCGCTTTGCCGATATCGATGCCTTTCCTCTGTGCCTGGCCACTCAGGAGGTGGGGGAAATTGTAGAGACGGTGGTGCGCCTGGCGCCGGGATTTGGCGGCTTTAACCTGGAAGACATCAGCGCCCCTCGCTGCTTTGCCATTGAGTCTCAGCTCAAGGCCCGCCTCAACCTGCCGGTGTTTCACGACGATCAGCACGGCACCGCCATTGTGGTGCTGGCGGCGCTGCTGAATGCCCTGAAAGTGGTGAAAAAGAGCCTAGACGAGGTGCGCATTGTCCTCAACGGGGCCGGGGCAGCCGGCATTGCCGTGACGCAACTGCTGCGGCGGGCCGGGGCAGCCCACATCCTGGTCTGCGACCGCCAAGGGATCCTTAGCCGCTCCCGTTCCGATCTCACCCCCGAGAAGGCGGCCATTGCCGTCGAGGAGAAGGGATCCCTGGCGGAAGCCTTGGTGGGAGCGGATGTGTTTATTGGGGTGAGCGTGGCCAATGCCCTGACAGTGGAGATGGTAGAAAAAATGGCACCGGATCCCATCGTCTTTGCCCTGGCCAACCCGGTGCCCGAGATCCAGCCGGAGCTGGTGGGCAATCGGGTGGCAGTGATGGCCACGGGCCGCAGCGACTACCCCAACCAAATCAACAACGTGCTGGCCTTTCCGGGCGTGTTTCGCGGCGCCCTCGACTGCCGCGCCAAGCAGATCAACACCGAGATGTGTGTGGCTGCCGCTCAGGCCATTGCTGCCTTGATCCCTGCCGAAGAGTTGGATCCCCAGTGGATCATCCCCTCGGTCTTCGACGGGCGGGTGGTTCCTCAGGTGGCCGCTGCGGTAATCCAGGCTGCCCGCCAAACCGGCGTGGCCGGGATCCCTTGA
- a CDS encoding ATP-dependent Clp protease proteolytic subunit — protein MPIGVPRVPYRLPGEPYSQWISLDDRLYQERILFIGEPIDDSLANTIVGVMLYLNSQDPQKDIVMYINSPGGSVTAGMAIYDTMNHIKPDIVTVCVGQAASMGAFLLAAGTKGKRFALPHSRIMLHQPSLGTIQGQASDIEIRARETLRVKRRMNEILAQTTGQPLEKIERDVERDFYLSATEAQAYGIVDRVIQERSEAMAS, from the coding sequence ATGCCGATTGGAGTGCCTCGGGTTCCCTACCGTTTGCCCGGCGAGCCCTATAGCCAGTGGATTAGCCTTGACGATCGCCTGTACCAAGAGCGGATTTTGTTTATCGGCGAGCCCATTGACGATAGCTTGGCCAATACCATCGTGGGGGTGATGCTCTACCTCAACTCGCAGGATCCGCAAAAGGACATTGTGATGTACATCAATTCTCCCGGTGGCTCTGTGACGGCGGGCATGGCCATCTACGACACCATGAACCACATCAAGCCAGATATCGTTACGGTTTGCGTGGGCCAAGCAGCTTCAATGGGAGCCTTTTTGTTGGCTGCTGGCACCAAGGGCAAGCGGTTTGCCCTGCCCCACTCCCGCATCATGCTGCACCAGCCTTCTCTGGGCACGATCCAAGGCCAAGCCAGCGACATTGAAATTCGCGCCCGCGAAACTCTGCGAGTCAAACGACGCATGAACGAGATCTTGGCGCAAACCACCGGCCAACCGCTGGAGAAAATCGAGCGGGATGTGGAGCGAGACTTTTACCTCTCGGCCACGGAAGCTCAGGCTTACGGCATCGTGGATCGGGTGATCCAAGAGCGCTCGGAAGCCATGGCCAGCTAA
- a CDS encoding CmpA/NrtA family ABC transporter substrate-binding protein, translated as MTSRRNFLLSAGAATVGGLVSGSLARASTGYWVAQASGPETPNLRLGFIPIVESAPLIIAKEKGFFDKHGMTGVEVLKQASWPAARDNVVIGSAGGGIDGGQWQMPMPHMIHIGAITNNQPVRMAVLCQLITQGNGIAIAGMHAGKGLGLDISGAADYIKNFSASNGRKFKAAYTFPNANQDFWIRYWLAAGGVDPDQDIDLLAVPSAETVQGMRNGTMDAFSTGDPWPYRIVADGIGFMAALTQQIWPFHPEEYLAIRADWVEQNPRATQAVLMAVMEAQQWCDDPANREELTRILSGRAYLNVPVEVLTPPFQGNYELGDGKPAVQDFNAGPLYWEDGRGSVSYPYKSHDLWFLTESLRWGFHARFLPDLDTARRLVDEVNREDLWREAAQALGVKNIPNNTSRGTERFFDGVVFDPQDPQAYLNSLKIKRV; from the coding sequence ATGACGTCACGTCGTAACTTTTTGCTGTCTGCGGGTGCGGCCACCGTGGGTGGACTCGTGAGTGGCAGCTTAGCACGGGCCAGCACAGGCTACTGGGTTGCCCAGGCCAGCGGCCCAGAAACCCCCAATCTCAGGTTAGGCTTTATACCGATTGTGGAGTCTGCCCCCCTGATCATCGCCAAGGAGAAGGGCTTTTTCGACAAGCACGGCATGACCGGTGTAGAGGTGTTGAAGCAGGCCAGTTGGCCGGCAGCCCGTGACAACGTGGTCATCGGCTCAGCGGGTGGGGGAATCGACGGTGGCCAGTGGCAGATGCCGATGCCTCACATGATCCACATTGGCGCCATCACCAACAATCAGCCGGTGCGCATGGCAGTTCTGTGTCAGCTGATCACCCAAGGCAACGGGATTGCCATTGCCGGAATGCATGCTGGCAAGGGTTTGGGGCTGGATATCTCGGGAGCCGCGGATTACATCAAAAATTTCAGCGCCAGCAACGGGCGCAAGTTCAAAGCTGCCTATACCTTCCCCAACGCCAATCAAGATTTTTGGATCCGCTACTGGCTTGCCGCCGGGGGGGTGGATCCGGATCAAGACATTGACCTGTTGGCGGTTCCCTCTGCCGAAACGGTGCAGGGAATGCGCAATGGCACCATGGATGCTTTTAGCACGGGGGATCCCTGGCCCTACCGGATTGTGGCCGATGGGATCGGGTTTATGGCGGCTCTTACTCAACAGATTTGGCCCTTTCACCCCGAAGAATACTTGGCCATTCGCGCCGACTGGGTGGAGCAAAACCCCAGAGCCACGCAAGCGGTTTTGATGGCGGTGATGGAAGCGCAGCAATGGTGTGATGATCCGGCCAACCGAGAAGAACTGACACGCATTCTCTCAGGGCGTGCCTACCTGAATGTGCCGGTTGAAGTTCTCACCCCTCCCTTTCAAGGCAACTACGAATTGGGAGACGGCAAGCCAGCTGTTCAAGATTTCAATGCCGGGCCCTTGTACTGGGAAGATGGCCGAGGCAGCGTCTCTTACCCCTATAAGAGCCATGACCTTTGGTTCCTGACGGAATCCTTGCGTTGGGGCTTCCACGCTCGCTTCCTTCCCGATCTGGATACTGCCCGTCGTCTGGTGGATGAAGTGAACCGTGAAGATCTCTGGCGTGAGGCCGCCCAGGCACTGGGGGTGAAGAACATCCCCAACAACACCTCGCGGGGAACAGAGCGTTTCTTTGACGGTGTGGTGTTTGACCCACAGGATCCGCAGGCTTACCTGAACAGCCTGAAAATCAAAAGGGTCTAG
- a CDS encoding ATP-dependent Clp protease proteolytic subunit, protein MVQSTYYYYGGAPVRTPPPDLASLLLQERIVYLGLPLAEESNANVTKLIIEQLLYLQYEDREKPIKMYINSTGTYNYDTAAFAILDTMNYIKPPVHTICIGNAIGMAAMLLAAGAKGFRASLPNATIVLHQPYGGTRGQASDIEIRTREILTLRNMMLEQLSRSTGQPMERIKKDTERLFFMTPEEAKAYGLIDQVLTSSKGVPKLAAAKN, encoded by the coding sequence ATGGTGCAATCGACCTACTACTACTATGGCGGCGCTCCGGTTCGTACCCCACCCCCAGATTTGGCTTCGCTGCTGCTGCAGGAGCGCATTGTCTACCTGGGCTTGCCCCTTGCAGAGGAGTCGAATGCCAACGTCACCAAGCTGATCATCGAGCAACTGCTGTATCTGCAGTACGAGGATCGGGAAAAGCCGATCAAGATGTACATCAACTCGACGGGCACCTATAACTACGACACAGCGGCCTTTGCCATTCTGGACACCATGAACTACATCAAGCCGCCTGTGCATACTATCTGCATCGGCAATGCCATTGGGATGGCGGCCATGTTATTGGCAGCAGGAGCCAAAGGATTTCGGGCCAGTCTGCCCAATGCCACGATCGTGCTCCACCAGCCCTATGGGGGCACCCGTGGACAGGCCAGCGACATCGAAATTCGCACCCGCGAGATTCTGACTTTGCGCAACATGATGCTGGAGCAACTGTCCCGCAGCACGGGCCAGCCTATGGAGCGCATCAAGAAGGACACGGAGCGGCTATTTTTCATGACACCAGAGGAAGCCAAAGCCTACGGCCTCATCGATCAGGTGCTGACCAGTTCCAAAGGCGTGCCGAAGTTGGCAGCAGCCAAAAACTAA